One window from the genome of Coleofasciculus chthonoplastes PCC 7420 encodes:
- a CDS encoding sensor histidine kinase, whose protein sequence is MLLPSSDRLVNSPPDWSESDNPLCPNLVKQTRQLEVLNEELATQIAERQDMELALRKYRSMFEGAVEGIFQTTPDGHFIDCNPALAKIYGYASPVELLETLTDIGQQLYVNPDRRRDFIEKLRSHDSVTDFESQVYRKDGQIIWICENARAVRDRDGNLLYYEGFVTDITQRKVTEESLRRSQAKYKAQAEQLEETLNQLRQTQQQLIEKEHLSTLGKLLAGVAHEINNPVNFLCNNFPHAQQYTTDLLNLLQLYSKYNPQPAPEIQQEVEEIDLEFVLEDFPKTLSSMQMGAERLRQLVYSLKTLSGADEEQSIDIHQGLDSTLVMLYYRLKSKGNKQEIKVFKDYSTLPLVTCYPCGLNQVFMNVLCNAIDALKDMRSQPANGDSEQTMMPSIWIRTELIDNGKSGACAVIRIIDNGPGIDEELKQRIFEPFFTTKPPGKGTGLGLSISYQIIVEKHGGTFTCNSTPGQGTEFVIEIPI, encoded by the coding sequence ATGTTACTTCCCAGCAGCGACCGTTTAGTTAACAGTCCACCTGATTGGTCGGAGTCAGACAACCCCTTGTGTCCTAATTTGGTTAAGCAAACTCGGCAGTTAGAAGTGTTGAATGAGGAATTAGCGACTCAAATTGCAGAACGTCAAGATATGGAGTTAGCCCTAAGGAAATATCGCAGCATGTTTGAGGGTGCCGTCGAGGGCATCTTTCAAACCACTCCAGACGGGCATTTTATTGACTGCAATCCAGCGCTAGCAAAGATTTATGGTTATGCATCCCCAGTTGAACTATTGGAAACGCTAACCGACATTGGACAACAACTCTATGTCAATCCGGATCGACGCCGGGACTTTATTGAGAAACTGCGATCGCACGATTCAGTTACAGACTTTGAATCCCAGGTGTATCGAAAAGATGGGCAGATCATCTGGATTTGTGAGAATGCTAGGGCGGTGCGCGATCGCGACGGGAATTTACTCTACTATGAAGGATTCGTCACCGATATCACCCAGCGCAAAGTTACCGAAGAATCCTTGCGGCGATCTCAAGCAAAATATAAAGCCCAAGCCGAACAACTGGAGGAGACATTAAATCAACTGCGCCAGACGCAACAACAGTTGATCGAAAAAGAACATCTTTCCACTTTAGGTAAATTACTGGCTGGAGTTGCCCACGAAATTAATAATCCGGTTAATTTCTTATGTAACAATTTTCCTCATGCTCAACAGTATACCACAGACTTATTAAATTTACTCCAACTCTACAGCAAATATAATCCTCAACCTGCACCAGAAATTCAACAGGAAGTAGAAGAAATTGATTTAGAGTTTGTACTTGAAGACTTTCCCAAAACCCTATCATCTATGCAAATGGGGGCTGAACGTCTGCGCCAACTTGTTTATTCCCTCAAAACTCTATCTGGAGCAGACGAAGAGCAATCGATAGATATTCACCAAGGGCTAGATAGCACCCTAGTCATGCTCTACTATCGTTTAAAATCCAAAGGAAACAAGCAAGAAATTAAAGTGTTCAAGGATTATAGCACACTGCCTTTAGTTACTTGTTATCCTTGTGGGTTAAATCAGGTATTTATGAATGTGCTGTGTAATGCCATTGATGCCCTAAAAGATATGCGTTCTCAACCCGCGAATGGGGACAGTGAGCAAACTATGATGCCATCCATCTGGATTCGCACAGAATTAATTGATAATGGGAAATCTGGGGCGTGTGCGGTTATTCGCATTATCGATAACGGACCGGGAATAGATGAGGAACTGAAACAGCGAATCTTTGAGCCTTTTTTTACCACTAAACCTCCGGGGAAAGGTACGGGTTTAGGATTGTCAATTAGCTATCAAATCATTGTTGAAAAACATGGCGGAACGTTTACCTGTAATTCCACACCGGGTCAAGGGACAGAGTTTGTGATTGAAATTCCGATTTGA
- a CDS encoding lysylphosphatidylglycerol synthase transmembrane domain-containing protein: MKRLISIAVSLIILGVIYSKIDFPELVAVFQNSDRVWMPVSLGMVVPLTLFTSWRLQQLMPSGSRLGFFEANRLILAASVLNMVLPSKMGDIAKAYFMKQRGHLSGTLSLSLVIFEKACDLLSLLLWCVFGLLLYQPKDWLFWLMTTAVGMGLILGICLLASRKFAYFFFIVARKIAPKKMRSKLETMQGSWGDMHDYFWRDQRQLLKITGTSIFIWFLHLLQIWFFILALKATTPFLVNLALSPLAILAGLLPLTFAGVGTRDAALVLFYQDYLDPATAAALGLLCTSRYFLPAIGGLPFLSQFLATVRTIKGSRDT, from the coding sequence ATGAAACGACTAATTTCAATCGCTGTCAGCCTAATCATCCTGGGGGTGATTTACTCAAAAATTGATTTTCCCGAACTCGTTGCCGTTTTTCAAAATAGCGATCGCGTCTGGATGCCTGTAAGCTTGGGAATGGTTGTTCCCTTAACCTTATTCACCTCTTGGCGGTTGCAACAACTCATGCCCAGTGGATCTCGCTTGGGCTTTTTTGAGGCAAATCGGTTAATCTTAGCGGCAAGTGTTTTAAATATGGTGCTGCCGTCCAAGATGGGGGATATTGCCAAAGCCTATTTCATGAAACAGCGTGGTCATTTGAGTGGGACTCTTTCGCTATCGCTGGTAATTTTTGAAAAGGCTTGTGATCTGTTATCCCTGCTGTTATGGTGTGTTTTTGGTTTATTACTCTATCAACCGAAAGATTGGCTATTTTGGCTGATGACGACGGCGGTTGGAATGGGTTTAATCTTGGGAATTTGTCTCTTGGCGTCTCGAAAATTTGCTTATTTTTTCTTTATCGTGGCTCGCAAGATTGCCCCCAAAAAAATGCGCTCCAAACTAGAAACAATGCAAGGCTCTTGGGGCGACATGCATGACTATTTTTGGCGCGATCAACGTCAGCTTCTCAAAATTACTGGAACGTCGATTTTTATTTGGTTTTTACACTTATTACAAATTTGGTTTTTTATCCTAGCGCTGAAGGCGACGACTCCATTTCTAGTCAATCTCGCCTTGTCTCCCCTCGCCATTTTAGCCGGATTGTTACCTCTAACCTTTGCCGGAGTTGGCACACGCGATGCCGCATTAGTATTGTTTTATCAGGACTATCTAGATCCCGCAACTGCCGCCGCCTTGGGATTGTTGTGTACCTCGCGTTACTTTTTACCTGCTATTGGCGGGTTACCGTTCCTGAGTCAATTTTTGGCAACAGTCCGTACAATCAAGGGCAGTCGAGACACGTAG
- a CDS encoding glycosyltransferase family 2 protein: protein MKLIIQIPCYNEEATLGLTLSELPRQVPGVDTVEWLIINDGSIDQTVEVAKACGVDHIVNFDHNQGLAKGFMAGIEACLKAGADIIVNTDADNQYCAADIPKLIEPILQGQAEIVIGARPIQQIKHFSPAKKFLQKLGSWVVRIASKTNIPDAPSGFRAISRNAALQLNVFSQYTYTLEMIIQAGQKNIAIASVPIRTNDFLRPSRLVKSIPAYIQRSILTIIRIFLTYQPLQFFIVLGTLPFGLGLILCVRWLVVFDPDRSRAPSLIVAAILILIGFQLWMFGLIADLMAVNRKLLEDIQLRRRRADIEEYNKQMTNDIRQ from the coding sequence ATGAAATTAATCATTCAAATTCCTTGTTATAACGAAGAAGCAACCCTAGGGCTAACCCTGTCAGAACTTCCTCGCCAAGTCCCTGGAGTCGATACAGTAGAGTGGCTGATTATCAATGATGGTAGTATCGACCAAACGGTTGAAGTTGCCAAAGCCTGTGGCGTTGACCATATTGTCAACTTTGATCATAATCAGGGTTTAGCCAAGGGGTTTATGGCAGGGATAGAAGCCTGTTTAAAGGCGGGAGCCGATATTATTGTGAATACGGATGCCGATAATCAATACTGTGCCGCAGACATCCCCAAACTAATCGAACCTATTTTACAGGGTCAGGCAGAAATTGTCATAGGTGCTAGACCCATCCAGCAAATTAAGCATTTTTCTCCCGCCAAAAAGTTTTTGCAAAAATTAGGAAGCTGGGTAGTCCGAATCGCAAGTAAAACCAATATCCCTGACGCTCCTAGTGGCTTCCGCGCCATCAGTCGGAATGCGGCGCTGCAACTGAATGTGTTTAGCCAATATACTTATACCCTAGAAATGATTATTCAGGCGGGGCAGAAAAACATTGCCATTGCTTCGGTGCCAATTAGAACCAATGATTTCCTGCGCCCGTCCCGTTTAGTTAAGAGTATTCCCGCTTATATCCAGCGCTCCATTCTTACGATTATTCGCATTTTCCTGACCTATCAACCGCTCCAGTTCTTCATTGTTCTGGGGACGCTTCCTTTCGGTTTAGGGTTGATTCTGTGCGTGCGTTGGTTGGTGGTATTTGATCCGGATAGAAGTCGTGCGCCTAGCTTAATTGTCGCCGCCATTTTAATTCTGATTGGCTTTCAACTGTGGATGTTTGGATTAATTGCTGACTTGATGGCGGTGAATCGCAAGCTGCTAGAAGATATTCAACTGCGGCGGCGACGCGCTGATATTGAAGAGTATAACAAACAAATGACAAATGACATAAGACAATGA